From one Malus sylvestris chromosome 1, drMalSylv7.2, whole genome shotgun sequence genomic stretch:
- the LOC126615800 gene encoding uncharacterized protein LOC126615800: MFSLFYGLWKYMFSKTEFHVLILGIDKAGKTTLLEKLKSMYSNLEGLPPDRIVPTVGLNIGRIEASNTKLVFWDLGGQPGLRSIWEKYYEEAHAVVYVIDATCPSRFEDSKSALEKVLRHEDLQGAPLLILANKQDVADSVSAEELARYLDLKKLDERVFMFEAVSAYDGMGIKESVEWLVEVMERSKRTETLRARAGPASA, from the exons ATGTTTTCGTTGTTTTACGGACTATGGAAATATATGTTCAGTAAGACGGAGTTTCATGTGCTCATTCTTGGAATCGACAAGGCTGGGAAGACG ACTTTGCTTGAGAAGTTGAAGTCAATGTACTCAAACTTGGAGGGTCTCCCTCCTGATCGAATTGTTCCAACTGTGGGACTAAATATTGGTCGTATTGAAGCATCAAATACCAAACTTGTGTTCTGGGACCTAGGGGGTCAG CCTGGTCTTCGCTCAATCTGGGAGAAATATTATGAAGAAGCACATGCTGTGGTCTATGTAATTGATGCCACTTGTCCATCACGTTTTGAAGATTCAAAATCTGCATTAG AAAAAGTTCTTCGGCATGAGGATTTGCAAGGAGCTCCTCTATTGATTTTGGCCAACAAGCAG GATGTTGCTGATTCTGTGTCAGCTGAGGAACTTGCTCGATATCTGGATCTTAAAAAGTTGGATGAAAGGGTTTTTATGTTTGAAGCTGTTTCAGCATACGATGG GATGGGGATTAAAGAAAGCGTCGAGTGGTTGGTGGAGGTAATGGAGAGAAGCAAGAGAACTGAAACACTGAGAGCCCGAGCAGGCCCGGCTTCTGCCTAG